The genomic window CCCTGGACGGGGCGGCGGCACGGGCGGGCGACGTTTAGACCGGGACCCAGGCCTTGAGCAGGGTCCAGAGTCCCAGGGCCCCGACCAGGACCCCCAGAAAGGGGCGGATTTTCTCCTCGGGGAAACGCCGGGTGATCCGAGCCCCGAAGGGCGTGGCCAGGAGCGCTCCCAACACCAGGGGAACCACCAGCTTGGGGACCATGAGCCGGATCCCGCCCAGGTCGAACCGCCAGGCGGCGGACGCGGGCACGCTGGAGGCGCTGCCGGTCAGGCAGAAGGTGACGAACCCGGCGATGCAGATCGGAGCCTCGGCGGCGGTGGTGCAGCCGATGGCGCTCTTGTGGTCGTGGCCGGCGATGATCTGCCCCGAGGTCACCACCGGTCCGAAACCGCCCCCGGTGATCCCCTTGTTGAAGGAGCTGACGATCCCCACCCCCACCATCTTCCGCCAGGAAAAGCGAAAACTGAACCGGGACAGCAGGATGCCGCCCATGACCA from bacterium includes these protein-coding regions:
- a CDS encoding sulfite exporter TauE/SafE family protein → MEFIGIAVLAFLAELLDSSMGMGYGTTLSPLLITLGFHPVAVIPGILLSQAFGGFSASVFHHGEGNVTFTRTSRDSKIVFLITVFGLVMVVAGAAIAVGIDKLYLKSYIGVLALVMGGILLSRFSFRFSWRKMVGVGIVSSFNKGITGGGFGPVVTSGQIIAGHDHKSAIGCTTAAEAPICIAGFVTFCLTGSASSVPASAAWRFDLGGIRLMVPKLVVPLVLGALLATPFGARITRRFPEEKIRPFLGVLVGALGLWTLLKAWVPV